The following coding sequences lie in one Azospirillum humicireducens genomic window:
- a CDS encoding TrmH family RNA methyltransferase, with product MPTIIPITDPEDPRIEPYRDVRERDLVGRDGLFIAEGAVVVRSLLQSTRTLARSLLIAEKRAEALEPMLAALPAGTPVYTATQPVLDRIAGFPLHRGILAVGERIETPGAADLLRACGPVARVVMLFGIGNHDNMGGIFRNAAAFGADAVILDSGCCDPLYRKAIRVSVGATLLVPTAKLATDEDPLALLDRFGFEAVALSPAGAETLAALTPPRRAALLFGSEGPGLPPALLARARSVRIPMAGSFDSLNVATTSGIVLHHIASGQVP from the coding sequence TTGCCCACCATCATCCCCATCACCGATCCCGAGGATCCGCGCATCGAGCCCTACCGCGACGTGCGGGAGCGCGATCTGGTCGGCCGTGACGGGTTGTTCATCGCCGAAGGGGCGGTGGTGGTGCGCAGCCTCCTCCAGTCCACCCGCACCCTTGCCCGCTCGCTGCTGATCGCAGAGAAACGGGCGGAGGCGCTGGAACCGATGCTGGCCGCCCTGCCCGCCGGCACGCCCGTCTACACGGCCACGCAGCCCGTGCTCGACCGCATCGCCGGCTTTCCCCTGCACCGCGGCATCCTGGCGGTGGGAGAGAGGATCGAGACGCCCGGCGCGGCCGACCTGCTGAGGGCCTGCGGCCCGGTTGCACGGGTGGTGATGCTGTTCGGTATCGGCAATCACGACAATATGGGGGGCATCTTCCGCAATGCCGCCGCCTTCGGTGCCGACGCGGTGATTCTCGATTCCGGCTGCTGCGATCCGCTCTACCGCAAGGCGATCCGTGTTTCGGTGGGGGCGACGCTGCTGGTGCCGACGGCGAAACTCGCCACCGACGAGGATCCGCTCGCCTTGCTCGACAGGTTTGGGTTCGAAGCGGTGGCGCTGAGCCCCGCCGGTGCCGAGACGCTGGCCGCCCTGACGCCACCGCGCCGCGCCGCCCTGCTGTTCGGCTCGGAGGGACCGGGCCTGCCGCCGGCCCTGCTGGCCCGCGCCCGCAGCGTGCGGATCCCGATGGCCGGCAGCTTCGATTCCCTAAACGTGGCGACCACCAGCGGCATCGTGCTGCACCACATCGCTTCCGGACAGGTTCCATGA
- a CDS encoding patatin-like phospholipase family protein → MTIIRKLWNRVCGKPATVQPAKPTDPLELAGPGPMFALPPPKPTLVLALQGGGAHGAFTWGVLDRLLEEDIRLVGVSGASAGAMNAAMLVQGWARGGPNGAREGARAELANFWERVSAAGRLGPIRPSVTDRLLGRWNVDNAPGSHLVEWAKRWITPYQTQSADFHPLRGLLTEMVEPELIRRSGLRLFVSATNVRSGALRLFDETEVGVDHLLASACLPHLFRAVRIDGQDYWDGGYLANPPLSPLVEACPGADLLVVAINPFTCATTPEDPAGIAARLNQITFNAALLQELRCLSARTDAPRLHLIGADEHLQDLGLYSKLMTDWSFLNWLRDAGREAAGRWVDQNLRSVGTESSARSPALV, encoded by the coding sequence ATGACCATCATTCGCAAGCTGTGGAACCGCGTTTGCGGCAAGCCCGCAACCGTCCAGCCGGCCAAACCAACGGATCCGCTGGAACTCGCGGGGCCAGGGCCGATGTTCGCCCTGCCGCCGCCGAAGCCGACGCTGGTGCTGGCGTTGCAGGGCGGCGGGGCGCATGGGGCCTTCACCTGGGGCGTGCTCGACCGGTTGCTGGAGGAGGATATCCGGCTGGTCGGCGTCAGCGGCGCCAGTGCCGGGGCGATGAACGCCGCGATGCTGGTGCAGGGCTGGGCGCGGGGCGGCCCGAATGGCGCAAGGGAGGGCGCGCGTGCGGAACTGGCGAATTTCTGGGAGCGGGTGAGCGCCGCCGGACGGCTGGGGCCGATCCGGCCGAGCGTGACCGACCGGCTGCTCGGCCGCTGGAACGTCGACAACGCGCCGGGGTCCCATCTGGTGGAGTGGGCGAAGCGCTGGATCACGCCCTATCAGACGCAGTCGGCGGATTTCCATCCCCTGCGCGGCCTGCTGACCGAGATGGTGGAGCCGGAGCTGATCCGGCGGAGCGGGCTGCGGCTGTTCGTCAGCGCCACCAACGTGCGGAGCGGCGCCCTGCGGCTGTTCGACGAGACGGAGGTCGGCGTCGATCATCTGCTGGCGTCGGCCTGCCTGCCGCACCTGTTCCGCGCGGTGCGGATCGACGGGCAGGATTACTGGGACGGCGGCTATCTCGCCAACCCGCCGCTGTCGCCGCTGGTGGAGGCCTGTCCCGGTGCCGATCTGCTGGTGGTGGCGATCAACCCCTTCACCTGCGCCACCACTCCGGAGGATCCGGCCGGCATCGCCGCCCGCCTGAACCAGATCACCTTCAACGCTGCCCTGCTGCAGGAACTGCGCTGCCTGTCCGCGCGCACCGACGCCCCGCGCCTGCACCTGATCGGCGCCGACGAGCATCTCCAGGATCTGGGTCTCTATTCAAAGCTGATGACCGACTGGAGCTTCCTCAACTGGCTGCGCGACGCCGGGCGGGAGGCGGCGGGGCGATGGGTTGATCAGAATCTGCGCTCTGTCGGCACGGAAAGCTCCGCCCGGTCGCCGGCGCTGGTGTAA
- a CDS encoding lytic transglycosylase domain-containing protein, with protein MVKRNLATIHAAGAILCLALGLAGCATEAPQVQTAPAVETAELPDPNDPLARWVPMIREASQRYDMPEKWIRAVMMRESNGRATARNGKVLTSSAGALGLMQVMPGTYELMRTQYGLGPDPSDPRDNILAGTAYLREMYDLFGAPGFLAAYNCGPACYAQHLAGKQRLPRETKLYLAALTPVLRGSAPREPSLAAGAGAIEIAVVPDDAPKPRGGQPVAPVQTQQPAPVMVAAAEAPSSRAVEPRRMEPRPAEQRSVEPMTAPVPAAAPVVVASLPQPAAAPALPVKVASAENRPAPVTHRVNPQFTTQVAEALLPPQSVGKGERVVMRFVSQRVDGCGSLAGRDRACVTLADAQ; from the coding sequence GTGGTCAAACGGAACCTCGCGACGATCCACGCCGCCGGAGCTATCCTGTGCCTCGCGCTCGGTCTGGCCGGCTGTGCCACCGAAGCGCCGCAGGTGCAGACGGCACCCGCTGTCGAAACTGCCGAACTCCCGGACCCGAACGATCCGCTGGCGCGCTGGGTTCCGATGATCCGCGAGGCCTCCCAGCGCTACGACATGCCGGAGAAGTGGATCCGCGCGGTGATGATGCGGGAGAGCAATGGCCGCGCCACCGCCCGCAATGGCAAGGTTCTGACCAGTTCCGCCGGGGCTCTCGGCCTGATGCAGGTGATGCCCGGCACCTACGAGCTGATGCGGACGCAGTACGGGCTGGGGCCCGATCCATCCGATCCGCGCGACAACATCCTGGCCGGCACCGCCTATCTGCGCGAGATGTACGACCTTTTCGGGGCGCCTGGCTTCCTGGCCGCCTACAATTGCGGACCGGCCTGCTATGCCCAGCATCTGGCCGGCAAGCAGCGGCTGCCGCGCGAGACGAAGCTGTATCTGGCCGCCCTGACCCCGGTGCTGCGCGGCTCCGCTCCACGCGAGCCGTCCTTGGCGGCCGGTGCCGGTGCCATCGAGATCGCGGTGGTGCCGGACGATGCGCCGAAGCCGCGCGGCGGCCAGCCGGTTGCCCCGGTTCAGACTCAACAGCCGGCTCCCGTCATGGTCGCCGCCGCGGAGGCTCCGTCGTCGCGGGCCGTCGAGCCGCGCCGGATGGAACCGCGCCCGGCCGAACAGAGGTCTGTCGAGCCGATGACTGCACCGGTCCCGGCGGCTGCGCCAGTGGTCGTCGCATCGCTGCCGCAGCCGGCCGCAGCACCCGCCCTGCCGGTCAAGGTTGCCAGCGCCGAGAACCGGCCGGCTCCTGTGACACACCGGGTCAACCCGCAATTCACCACCCAGGTCGCCGAAGCGCTGCTGCCCCCGCAGTCGGTCGGCAAGGGGGAACGCGTGGTGATGCGTTTCGTCTCGCAGCGTGTCGATGGCTGCGGCAGCCTCGCCGGCCGCGACCGCGCCTGCGTGACGTTGGCGGACGCACAGTAA
- a CDS encoding Nramp family divalent metal transporter has translation MKTASPTIDTGIPTRIPAPGRRFWTMLGPGFVVAVGYMDPGNWATDIAAGSSFGFALLSAVLIASLAGIFLQGLIVRLTLATGKDLARLIRDRFPRPVAMGVWAVSELAMIATDLAELLGSAIALKLLFGIPIMAGVVISAVLTFGILALPGARGRAPELVVGALMSVVVVCFAWELVITRPDPGALLAGLVPTIELARDPEMLYLSLGIIGATVMPHNLFLHSGLVRSRLAEVKTEEERRQAARWLTIDLSTALALAGLVNGSILAVAAVAFQGVTTGSTPGIEDAHALLGSSIGGAAALVFAIALLAAGQSSTTTGTMAGQMVTEGFLNLRLRPVTRALITRGASLIPALAVLGSAGDGAVDELLVLSQVVLALTLPFILIPMLLLLRNAKLMGGLAMAPMTLRLASLTVLLLTGLSGWLAGTTAMA, from the coding sequence GTGAAGACCGCATCCCCCACCATCGACACCGGTATTCCCACCCGCATTCCTGCACCGGGGCGCCGGTTCTGGACCATGCTCGGCCCCGGATTCGTGGTGGCGGTCGGCTATATGGATCCGGGCAACTGGGCGACGGACATCGCGGCAGGGTCCAGCTTCGGCTTCGCGCTGCTGTCGGCGGTGCTGATCGCCAGCCTGGCCGGCATCTTCCTGCAGGGGCTGATTGTCCGGCTGACGCTGGCGACCGGAAAGGATCTGGCCCGGCTGATCCGCGACCGCTTTCCCCGCCCGGTGGCGATGGGGGTGTGGGCGGTGTCGGAACTGGCGATGATCGCCACCGATCTGGCCGAACTGCTGGGCAGCGCCATCGCGCTGAAGCTGCTGTTCGGCATCCCGATCATGGCCGGCGTGGTGATCTCCGCCGTGCTGACCTTCGGCATCCTGGCGCTGCCGGGTGCGCGGGGCCGAGCGCCCGAACTGGTCGTGGGCGCGCTGATGAGCGTGGTCGTCGTCTGCTTCGCCTGGGAATTGGTGATCACCCGCCCCGATCCCGGTGCCCTGCTGGCCGGGCTGGTTCCGACCATCGAGTTGGCCCGCGATCCGGAGATGCTGTACCTGTCGCTGGGCATCATCGGCGCCACCGTCATGCCGCACAACCTGTTCCTGCACTCCGGTCTGGTCCGCTCGCGGCTGGCCGAGGTGAAGACGGAGGAGGAGCGCCGGCAGGCCGCCCGCTGGCTGACCATCGACCTGTCGACCGCGCTGGCGCTGGCCGGTCTGGTCAACGGCTCCATCCTGGCAGTCGCCGCGGTCGCCTTCCAGGGCGTCACCACCGGCAGCACTCCCGGAATCGAGGATGCCCATGCCCTGCTGGGCAGCAGCATCGGCGGGGCCGCCGCGCTGGTCTTCGCCATCGCGCTGCTGGCCGCCGGCCAAAGCTCCACCACCACCGGCACCATGGCCGGGCAGATGGTGACCGAGGGCTTCCTGAACCTGCGCCTGCGCCCCGTCACCCGTGCCCTGATCACCCGCGGCGCCTCGCTGATCCCGGCGCTGGCGGTTCTGGGCAGCGCCGGCGATGGCGCGGTCGACGAGTTGCTGGTGCTGAGTCAGGTGGTTCTGGCCCTGACCCTGCCCTTCATCCTGATCCCGATGCTGTTGCTGCTGCGCAATGCCAAGCTGATGGGCGGGCTGGCGATGGCGCCGATGACCCTGCGGCTGGCGAGCCTGACCGTCCTGCTGCTGACCGGACTGTCCGGCTGGCTGGCCGGCACCACGGCGATGGCGTGA
- a CDS encoding helicase-related protein produces MTDDANTTAADPHLVHDLAVAHPEVTTLGAAGVLRMPDAEARGLVPLGLPLPKGKRDLLVPAERREAILLEITGRIDRAHRRDALLAQGRRALAGSHTALLSCEERTRVRAVRSDELPWPGLSPAIRLQVSRTFDALELSDLSDAELAARLDHDPALRASLDDALSHVATRLRDLAERAGDDPDWGFASLAERLGKAARNRTDAGELLDRWDREYDQWRRDRAEARGRAYVDRHFDFSRFERLFPVARGMNRRLVLVIGPTNSGKTHRAITALREARDGVYLAPLRLLALEVMERLNAEGTPTTLITGEEEIRTPGARHTASTIEVMDPDRPVEVAVIDEIQMLADPARGWAWTAALMGVPAETVYILGAPEVRPLVERAAAHLGEALEVVELDRKTPLSMLDRRLDWAEVERGDALIAFSRREVHSVRDTLLAQGLSVAAIYGALAPAVRRREAARFLSGEADVVVATDAIGMGLNLPCRRVLFTALEKYDGSSVRPLTATEVKQIAGRAGRFGQFEEGHFGVIARGTPATLKRLLEATDRRLGADAPLPVRPTRAMLARLASHIDSDETRLLVECFGTAATAGSPFRLADLSALRRAAPMLDARRLALAAKLELLLAPADLEEPEDAKVFAAILDAVETGEVLPLARLIPARLDGLTADVLEAASRTCDLYFWASRKFPDSLPDRDRVRSARDAIGQRLSETLASRARRREPPPAAGFRGAPRKRFGPRRR; encoded by the coding sequence ATGACAGACGATGCCAACACGACTGCGGCCGACCCGCATCTGGTCCACGACCTCGCCGTCGCCCATCCGGAGGTGACGACTCTGGGGGCCGCCGGCGTGCTGCGGATGCCCGATGCCGAGGCGCGCGGACTGGTGCCGCTGGGCCTGCCGCTGCCCAAGGGAAAGCGCGACCTGCTGGTGCCTGCAGAGCGGCGCGAGGCCATCCTGCTGGAGATCACCGGCCGCATCGACCGCGCCCATCGCCGCGACGCGCTGCTGGCGCAAGGAAGGCGGGCGCTTGCCGGTAGCCACACCGCGTTGCTGTCCTGCGAGGAGCGGACCCGCGTCCGCGCCGTGCGCAGCGACGAGTTGCCCTGGCCCGGCCTGTCGCCCGCGATCCGGCTGCAGGTGTCCAGGACCTTCGACGCACTGGAATTGTCGGACCTGTCGGATGCCGAACTGGCGGCGCGGCTCGACCATGACCCCGCATTGCGCGCTTCACTCGACGATGCGCTGTCCCATGTGGCGACCCGGCTGCGCGACTTGGCCGAGCGGGCTGGCGACGATCCCGATTGGGGCTTCGCCAGCCTCGCCGAGCGGTTGGGCAAGGCCGCCCGCAACCGCACCGATGCCGGCGAGTTGCTAGACCGCTGGGACCGCGAGTACGACCAGTGGCGCCGCGACCGGGCGGAGGCGCGCGGCCGGGCCTATGTCGACCGCCATTTCGACTTCTCCCGCTTCGAGCGGCTGTTTCCGGTGGCACGCGGCATGAACCGCCGGCTGGTGCTGGTGATCGGCCCGACCAACTCCGGCAAGACCCACCGCGCCATCACGGCCCTGCGCGAGGCGCGCGACGGCGTCTACCTCGCCCCGCTGCGCCTGCTGGCGCTGGAGGTGATGGAGCGGCTGAACGCCGAAGGCACCCCCACCACGCTCATCACCGGGGAGGAGGAGATCCGCACCCCCGGCGCCCGCCACACCGCCTCCACCATCGAGGTGATGGATCCCGACCGGCCGGTGGAAGTGGCGGTGATCGACGAGATCCAGATGCTGGCCGATCCGGCGCGCGGCTGGGCCTGGACCGCCGCGCTGATGGGTGTACCGGCTGAAACCGTCTACATCCTCGGCGCGCCCGAAGTTCGCCCGCTGGTGGAGCGTGCCGCCGCCCATCTCGGCGAAGCGCTGGAGGTGGTGGAACTGGACCGCAAGACCCCGCTGTCGATGCTCGACCGCCGGCTGGACTGGGCGGAGGTGGAGCGCGGCGACGCCCTGATCGCCTTCTCCCGCCGCGAGGTGCACAGCGTCCGCGACACGCTGCTGGCCCAGGGCCTGTCGGTCGCCGCCATCTATGGCGCGCTGGCCCCGGCGGTGCGGCGGCGCGAGGCGGCGCGCTTCCTGTCCGGGGAGGCTGACGTGGTGGTGGCGACCGATGCCATCGGCATGGGTCTCAATCTGCCCTGCCGCCGCGTGCTGTTCACCGCGCTGGAGAAGTACGATGGCAGCAGTGTCCGCCCGCTGACCGCGACGGAGGTCAAGCAGATCGCCGGCCGCGCTGGCCGCTTCGGCCAGTTCGAGGAGGGGCATTTCGGCGTCATCGCCCGCGGCACGCCCGCTACGCTGAAACGCCTGCTGGAGGCGACCGACCGCCGTCTGGGCGCCGACGCGCCCCTGCCGGTCCGCCCGACCCGCGCCATGCTTGCCCGACTGGCCTCCCACATCGACAGCGATGAGACGCGCCTGCTGGTGGAGTGCTTCGGCACCGCGGCCACCGCCGGGTCTCCCTTCCGGCTGGCCGACCTGTCCGCCCTGCGCCGCGCCGCGCCGATGCTGGATGCCCGGCGGCTGGCCCTGGCCGCCAAGCTGGAGCTGCTGCTCGCCCCCGCCGATCTGGAGGAGCCGGAAGACGCCAAGGTCTTCGCCGCCATTCTCGACGCGGTGGAGACGGGGGAGGTCCTGCCGCTCGCGCGCCTGATCCCGGCCCGGCTCGACGGGCTGACCGCCGATGTGCTGGAAGCGGCCTCCCGGACCTGCGACCTCTATTTCTGGGCGTCGCGCAAGTTTCCCGACTCCTTGCCCGACCGCGACCGGGTGCGCAGCGCCCGCGACGCCATCGGCCAACGTCTGTCGGAAACGCTGGCCTCCCGCGCCCGCCGCCGCGAGCCGCCGCCCGCCGCCGGCTTCCGCGGCGCTCCCCGCAAGCGCTTCGGTCCCCGCCGACGCTGA
- a CDS encoding efflux RND transporter permease subunit, whose protein sequence is MPITRISVDNPVFATMMMVALMVLGLFSYNRLGVDLFPDVDFPVVVVSTAYPGASPETVETDITRPVEDAINTIAGIKTLTSRSYEGQSVVIAEFDLKTSSVQALQDVREKVSAIRASFRDEVKDPQITRFNPDDQPILSIAVTSDLRSLRDLTTLTDQIILKRLQNVRGVGKATIAGGVKRQILVRLKPEKLEALTVGVDEVIATVTGENQDVPAGTVTGQGRERVVQVEGRVRNPRDLLDLIVARRGESPVRLGQVAEVIDGQQEQDSAAMLNGAPALAVDVVKVQGANTVEVARGLHAAIQDLRTNGSLPPDVTLAVVRDSSRGITNSLSNVQKTLVEGGILTILIVMIFLGSWRSTVITALTLPVAVLGTFGMLAAMGFTLNMMTLMALSLAIGILIDDAIVVRENIMRHLARGQGHRQAALDGTAEIGLAVLATTLTIVAVFLPVAFMGGIIGRFFLQFGITVSAAVLISLFVSFTLDPMLSSVWYDPAAHGKHGRSIFGRFAERFERGFNAVSHGYGAVLRWGLRHRWLVMVVALATFFGSFLLVPRIGVEFVPAADLGEQIVEVETPVGSSLATTTAKTKQVEAAIREFPEIAYTYSTVNTGVSIGHNRGSIYLRYTPIDQRKRSPNDLAPLLRERLLAIPGVTIGIAIPGVGGVQKQIQVSVQGRDIAELDRLSQKVVGAMRAIPGFVDVDSTLKAAKPTLAIRLKRDIASDLGIGTAKMADTLRPLFAGDTASSWKAPDGESYDVLVRLPEGDRAGRADLDRIHFAGGKDANGTPRMIPLSQVAEVVTTLGASQINRRDLQREVNVQANVQGRAAGDAGRELQAELAKIELPPGYRIVFGGSTKDIAETSSYAVQALALAVILIYLILASQFGSFLQPLAIMASLPLSLVGVFLGLLAAGSTLNIFSAIGFIMLMGLVTKNAILLVDFANQARKRGAGLHDALVEAGIIRLRPIVMTTAAMIFGMIPLALGIGEGAQQRAPMAHAVIGGLLSSTILTLLVVPVALTYLDALSRRMKRWFAHTDPDTQQHPAE, encoded by the coding sequence ATGCCGATCACCCGCATCAGCGTCGACAACCCGGTCTTCGCCACCATGATGATGGTGGCGTTGATGGTGCTCGGCCTCTTCTCCTACAACCGTTTGGGCGTCGACCTGTTTCCCGACGTGGATTTCCCGGTGGTGGTGGTCAGCACCGCCTATCCCGGCGCCAGCCCGGAAACGGTGGAGACCGACATCACCCGCCCGGTCGAGGATGCGATCAACACCATCGCCGGCATCAAGACGCTGACCTCGCGCTCCTACGAGGGTCAGTCGGTGGTGATCGCGGAGTTCGACCTGAAGACCTCCTCGGTCCAGGCGCTGCAGGATGTGCGCGAAAAGGTCTCGGCCATCCGCGCCAGCTTCCGCGACGAGGTGAAGGATCCGCAGATCACCCGCTTCAATCCCGACGACCAGCCCATCCTGTCCATCGCGGTGACGTCGGACCTGCGCTCCTTGCGCGACCTGACCACGCTGACCGACCAGATCATCCTGAAGCGGCTGCAGAATGTCCGTGGCGTCGGCAAGGCAACCATCGCCGGCGGTGTGAAGCGCCAGATCCTGGTGCGCCTGAAGCCGGAAAAACTGGAAGCCCTGACTGTCGGCGTCGACGAGGTGATCGCGACCGTCACCGGCGAGAACCAGGACGTGCCCGCCGGCACCGTCACCGGCCAGGGGCGGGAACGAGTGGTCCAGGTGGAAGGGCGCGTGCGCAACCCGCGCGACCTGCTGGATCTGATCGTCGCCCGTCGCGGCGAGAGCCCCGTTCGCCTCGGTCAGGTCGCCGAGGTGATCGACGGACAGCAGGAGCAGGACTCCGCCGCCATGCTGAACGGCGCCCCGGCGCTGGCGGTCGATGTGGTGAAGGTCCAGGGCGCCAACACGGTAGAGGTCGCGCGCGGCCTGCATGCGGCGATCCAGGATCTGCGGACCAACGGCTCGCTGCCGCCCGACGTGACGCTGGCGGTGGTGCGCGACAGCTCCCGCGGGATCACCAACTCGCTGAGCAACGTGCAGAAGACCCTGGTCGAGGGCGGCATCCTGACGATCCTGATCGTCATGATCTTCCTGGGGTCCTGGCGCAGCACGGTCATCACCGCGCTGACCCTGCCGGTCGCCGTGCTGGGCACCTTCGGCATGCTGGCGGCGATGGGCTTCACCCTGAACATGATGACGCTGATGGCGCTGTCGCTCGCCATCGGCATCCTGATCGACGACGCCATCGTGGTGCGCGAGAACATCATGCGCCACCTCGCCCGCGGCCAGGGCCACCGGCAGGCCGCGCTCGACGGAACGGCGGAGATCGGGCTGGCGGTGCTGGCGACCACGCTGACCATCGTCGCGGTGTTCCTGCCGGTCGCCTTCATGGGCGGCATCATCGGCCGCTTCTTCCTGCAATTCGGCATCACCGTCTCGGCGGCGGTGCTGATCTCGCTGTTCGTGTCCTTCACGCTCGATCCGATGCTGTCCAGCGTGTGGTACGACCCGGCGGCACACGGCAAGCATGGCCGATCCATCTTCGGCCGCTTCGCGGAGCGGTTCGAGCGCGGGTTCAATGCCGTCTCGCACGGTTACGGCGCGGTTCTGCGCTGGGGCCTGCGCCACCGCTGGCTGGTGATGGTCGTGGCACTGGCGACCTTCTTCGGCAGCTTCCTGCTGGTGCCGCGCATCGGCGTGGAATTCGTGCCGGCCGCCGACCTGGGCGAGCAGATCGTCGAGGTTGAGACCCCCGTCGGCTCCTCGCTCGCCACCACCACCGCCAAGACCAAGCAGGTGGAGGCGGCGATCCGCGAGTTTCCGGAGATCGCCTACACCTACAGCACCGTCAACACCGGCGTGTCGATCGGCCACAACCGCGGCAGCATCTATCTGCGCTACACCCCCATCGACCAGCGCAAGCGGTCCCCGAACGATCTCGCTCCGCTGCTGCGCGAGCGGCTGTTGGCGATTCCCGGCGTCACCATCGGCATCGCCATCCCCGGCGTCGGCGGCGTGCAGAAGCAGATCCAGGTCTCGGTGCAGGGCCGCGACATCGCGGAACTGGACCGGCTGTCGCAGAAGGTCGTCGGCGCCATGCGCGCCATCCCCGGCTTCGTCGACGTCGACAGCACGCTGAAGGCCGCCAAGCCGACGCTGGCCATCCGGCTGAAGCGCGACATCGCCAGCGACCTCGGCATCGGCACCGCCAAGATGGCCGACACCCTGCGCCCGCTGTTCGCGGGCGACACGGCGTCGAGCTGGAAGGCGCCGGACGGCGAGAGCTACGACGTGCTGGTCCGCCTGCCCGAAGGCGACCGCGCCGGCCGCGCCGACCTCGACCGCATCCATTTTGCCGGCGGGAAGGACGCCAACGGCACGCCGCGCATGATTCCTCTGTCCCAGGTGGCGGAGGTGGTGACGACGCTCGGCGCCTCGCAGATCAACCGGCGCGACCTGCAGCGCGAGGTGAATGTCCAGGCCAACGTCCAGGGGCGCGCCGCCGGCGATGCCGGGCGGGAGCTGCAGGCGGAATTGGCGAAGATCGAGCTGCCGCCCGGCTACCGCATCGTGTTCGGCGGATCCACCAAGGATATCGCGGAGACCAGCAGCTACGCGGTGCAGGCATTGGCGCTCGCCGTCATCCTGATCTACCTGATCCTGGCCTCGCAGTTCGGCAGCTTTCTGCAACCGCTCGCCATCATGGCCTCGCTGCCGCTGTCGCTGGTCGGCGTGTTCCTGGGGCTTCTGGCGGCGGGATCGACGCTGAACATCTTCAGCGCCATCGGCTTCATCATGCTGATGGGTCTGGTGACCAAGAACGCCATCCTGCTGGTCGATTTCGCCAACCAGGCGCGCAAGCGGGGCGCCGGCCTGCACGACGCCCTGGTGGAGGCCGGCATCATCCGCCTGCGCCCCATCGTTATGACCACCGCCGCCATGATCTTCGGCATGATCCCGCTGGCGCTCGGCATCGGCGAGGGAGCGCAGCAACGCGCCCCAATGGCCCACGCGGTGATCGGCGGCCTCTTGTCCTCCACCATCCTGACGCTGCTGGTGGTGCCGGTGGCGCTGACCTATCTGGACGCCCTGTCGCGCCGGATGAAGCGCTGGTTCGCCCACACCGATCCCGACACCCAACAGCATCCGGCGGAGTGA
- a CDS encoding efflux RND transporter periplasmic adaptor subunit: MTAPQRTVPPAPQPFEPERPPPQDDARARPRRFRWLGWLVLLLVAVGGLAMWRTQGPDAHHAVPPVPAAERPVELSALEVTTVAPRALTETVRLSGSVSPMEQSAVKAEVSARLAEVPVREGQAVRRGEVLARFETVELAARLNEKQANLEGARAQLVLAERTLAKNRTLNRNNIVSDTSLDQAESSFGFQRAQVDALAAQVELARKALRDAVVASPIDGMVATRSVNPGENLAVNAAMFTIVDLSRVEVEATVPAEQVARLAVGQTARLRVEGFGEREFAGRVARINPMARAGSRAIPVYVTVDNGDGALRGGMFASGEVLVAEASGAIAVPPVAIRHDGQGDFVLAVADGRTVRRPVTRVAQWARGDLVQVEGLAPGDRIVTGNLPGLTAGRSVAVAGSATGS, translated from the coding sequence ATGACCGCCCCGCAACGGACCGTCCCCCCGGCCCCTCAGCCGTTCGAGCCGGAGCGGCCTCCACCGCAAGACGACGCCCGTGCCCGCCCGCGGCGCTTCCGCTGGCTCGGTTGGCTCGTTCTTCTGCTGGTTGCGGTCGGCGGGCTGGCCATGTGGCGGACCCAGGGCCCGGATGCGCACCATGCGGTTCCGCCCGTGCCGGCCGCCGAGCGCCCGGTGGAACTGTCGGCGCTGGAGGTGACGACCGTCGCCCCCCGCGCGCTGACCGAGACCGTCCGCCTCAGCGGGTCCGTCTCGCCCATGGAACAGTCGGCGGTCAAGGCGGAGGTGTCGGCCCGGCTGGCCGAGGTGCCGGTGCGCGAGGGGCAGGCCGTGCGCCGGGGGGAGGTGCTGGCCCGCTTCGAGACGGTGGAGCTTGCCGCCCGCCTGAACGAGAAGCAGGCCAATCTTGAAGGCGCCCGCGCCCAGCTGGTCCTGGCGGAGAGGACGCTGGCCAAGAACCGCACGCTGAACCGCAACAACATCGTCTCCGACACCAGCCTGGATCAGGCGGAAAGCAGCTTCGGCTTCCAACGGGCGCAGGTGGACGCGCTGGCCGCCCAGGTGGAGCTGGCGCGCAAGGCCCTGCGCGACGCGGTGGTGGCGAGCCCCATCGACGGGATGGTCGCTACCCGCTCTGTCAATCCGGGGGAAAATCTGGCGGTGAATGCCGCCATGTTCACCATCGTCGACTTGTCGCGGGTGGAGGTGGAGGCCACCGTCCCGGCGGAACAGGTGGCGAGGCTGGCAGTCGGCCAGACCGCCCGGCTTCGCGTCGAGGGCTTTGGCGAGCGTGAGTTCGCCGGCCGCGTCGCCCGCATCAACCCGATGGCGCGGGCGGGATCGCGTGCCATCCCGGTCTATGTGACGGTCGACAACGGGGACGGCGCCCTGCGCGGCGGCATGTTCGCCAGCGGCGAGGTTCTGGTGGCGGAGGCATCGGGCGCCATCGCCGTGCCGCCGGTCGCCATCCGCCACGACGGACAGGGGGATTTCGTGCTGGCGGTCGCCGATGGACGCACCGTGCGCCGCCCGGTCACGCGGGTGGCCCAATGGGCGCGCGGCGATCTGGTGCAGGTGGAGGGGCTGGCGCCGGGCGACAGGATCGTCACCGGCAACCTGCCCGGCCTGACCGCCGGCCGCTCGGTCGCGGTCGCCGGCTCGGCCACCGGCTCCTGA